A window from Planktothrix serta PCC 8927 encodes these proteins:
- a CDS encoding type II toxin-antitoxin system TacA family antitoxin, with product MATNTNQKSMARLEARLSPEIKALLQKAADLEGRTLTDFVVTSLQAEAYRVIEKHQTLKLSIEDSEAFVDAVIHSPQPNHALQAAALRYKQEIDI from the coding sequence ATGGCGACTAACACTAATCAAAAATCAATGGCGAGATTAGAAGCTCGTCTGAGTCCAGAAATTAAAGCTCTGTTACAGAAAGCCGCCGATTTAGAGGGACGCACTCTGACTGATTTTGTTGTCACAAGTCTTCAAGCGGAAGCTTACCGAGTCATCGAGAAACACCAAACCCTGAAATTGAGTATTGAGGATAGTGAAGCGTTTGTCGATGCAGTTATCCATTCTCCTCAACCTAATCATGCACTTCAAGCCGCAGCGCTACGATATAAACAGGAAATTGATATCTAA